The region TCTGATGAATTGAGTAATTAGTTTCTTTAGTGCAACCAAAATATTGGTTATTTGTATCTTTATGTAACATACTAGTACTATAAAATAATTGGAGTATTCAGTCAGCTTTTGCATCTAACTATTCTCAGtcattactaattagtaaaataCTGCATTCCCTTTGTCTTGCATCACTCCATCTAGTATCCCCTTTTGTTTTTCAACATTTGTCATTCTGATGGTACTCGGAATATATTTTTAGAATTTGTACATTTGAGTTCTACTTAAGTAGTATTTTCTGTAGTTTTTTATTAGTCTCTTCAAAGTAAAATGAAATggtaaaaactacaaaattagaAAATTGGAGGAAGGGATAGAAGAACATAATAATTTATTCTCTGAGTAGCAAACTTTGTGTATTGTGCCAGAGTGTAGAATCAGTAGCATAGGATCACACTTACCAGGAACCAGGGTTGTCAATAATGTATTGTAGCGCATATTATCCCTCTCTCTTCTTTAAACAGTATAATATTTCCTGCTTTTCATTGATGTCAATTGATTTCAGGAAAACTCGtctcaaaagaaaaaaaccaaaGCACTCTCTAAACGGATGAGAAAGATGCAGGAGTATGAAAAGCAGATGGAGGAGAAGGAATTTGAGCGCGCATTCTTTAGAGAGTTCTGGCCAGAAAATGTGTAAAGGAGAATTTGGCGGTTCGTGTCATTATGTGTATCAGCATAGTTAGAAAAGGCTGTTGCGAACAGAGAGGATTTCAACATAGCTTCTTTTTCATGTGTAAATAATCAACTCATTTTCTTTATTCTTTTGTACAACAGAGAAATATGTAATTGCTAAGGGAATGTCAAGGGATGTCATCGCCCAAAAAATGATTCTTTTACATAATCGTTATCTTGGCCTCCCTGGACAATGTTTTTTGTTTGTGTCATGGTAAAGTTCATTTACAAAGAAATCCCCTAGAATGTTTGAATATGTTAAAAGACGAGTGAAATGAATtggaaaataatgaaaatttatttcatcatttAGATAGCTTATAATGGAATAGGATAAAGTTATATTTGTGGAAGTAGATGAGATCAGTTATAACGTTTTCTTCTTATTTGCCttttatttagttatttataACATTAGCATGGTATCTCTCAAATTGTACATAGATTCAATTCTTGGAAGATTATAAATACAATCCTTTTTGTAAATGGTTTAAATTAAGTTAACAAATTGTAAGGCTGATTCTCCGCACGGGTTTAATCCTAGTGTATTATTTCATGCACCGACAATGAGAAATAGAGAAATACCTTAAAACAAAGGAACAACTAACAAAAACATAACAATATTTGTAACTGTTATCTCATCCATTAATGAGAAGTGAAAAGCTATCACAGAACACCAAACACTACTTGTGTGTTCGGATTTACTTGTGTTTGGATTTACAATGTGTTAAAATGAAAGACTTCCTAATCACCTTAGGTTTAGTATAAGGGGGAAGCACATAAGATGCAAGAGAATATACAACTTTGCTGCCGAATACAAAAATGGTTTCACCCTTGAAGAATAgacaaaagaataaaaaaatcagACTATCGAGTGTTTGGATACggacttattggagcttatatACGGAAAAAGCACTATATAAGCTCCAGTAAGTGTTCTTTGGCTTGCATCCAAACAGATTCTATGTGGTTAATGAATGATGGATAATTAACCAGAAAATAATATCAACCTTTGCTGGTATCAAAATTATAACTGACGAATGCAacccttcattttcttttcttgcacTCGTCAGGCTTAATGAGCTCGACTGGAGCAGCTGGTATTCTGATCCACCATTCTCTCATCCTCCTTACCCATCTATCACTTGATTCTTTCCTACATGGCATCTCCCTTGTGTAATACTCAAAGAATATCACAAAAATTATGTATTTTGGAGGAACAAAAGCAAACACTGCAGCTATGAATACCAGTAATAGTGCAACCTTCTCCGTAGCCTGCAGGACAAatgtaaaaatttataaaagattCTAGTGAAAACATGCACTCCCATAAACTGGCTGAACCAATTTGGTGACAAATCATACAACTTATGATGATATATTTCAAGCTTTTCAAAATAGAAAATTTGCAATGCTTCAAAGGATGATATTAATTATATGGTTATACACTTATTTCAGTCAACAAACAATAAGGCAGGCAGGGGACAGCTAATAATATGTAGTTACTCTACACATTACAACGTACTGAGATCAAGATGAAGTTTCTCAGAGGTTGACATCCAAGGCTCCAACTACACTGAGGTTCTTAATTTGGACAGTTGTACTCAATAAGATTATTACTAATTTATAGATCCCAGAAAGTCCCCTCTCTTGATATGTGCATTTCGCCTGTTTGTATTTTTGGGAACTGTTTCCCAATTACTTTGACATTGTGAGGTGGACCGGTACTTCGAAAATATTTATGGAGTTTATGGTGATGAATGGCTATGAAGTTTGGGGTTGGAGGAGCATTTATTGATCAGTTCGGTGTATACAGGAATAAGGCGGTAAACAACCAGGGAAATGTTTTCTTTATGCTATTAATTTGTGTTTTTGGATTTTGGGAGAGCATAATACCATATCGCCAAGGAAACTTGTGGTTACCTGTAATTTTATATGATCGTTTTTTTAGCCTCTTTGGCATTACCCCATGGTTTCTTTAAGAAATTCTGCAATGGAGAGGGATAGTGAGCTATTTTGTACCGATGAACTAGTCTACTTGTGCAGCATTAATTTGCATTTGTTCAAAAGGTATTATATTAAGTGCTTTTAACTAATAGTTTATAACATGTCTACTTCATTCAAAGTGGATTAACGAAATGCAGCACAAACATTATTATATTACCCTAAAAGATATTGCATGCATGTTAAAAGTTATTTTGGTGTAACTATATGCACAACATTTGCATTATTGTTTGAAGAAATAGACTAAGACCAGGATACGCACCTGTGGTAATAGAGCAAGTAGAAGAGCTCTTACTTTTAGGAGAACAATATTTCCAGCTTGAATAAGTGATTCAAACTGTGTGATAGCCTCTTGCAATGTTAGCAGTTGTTCTACTGGATTTCGATTTGGGGGAGGCGTTACTATGAAGGCTTCTAATGATCTTCCCTTTCTGAAATGCCTCCGCCAAAGCATGAGAATTGCAACAACCACAAATATGGATGGCAATAAGTAATGGATCCACCCCCTGTACATCAGTGTTAATTAACTACTTTATTCATCATAGAAGCTGGCCTTTTAACACAAGAATATAATTTATTAACAACCATCAATGTGATATTTaacattctcaacttcttgttgaACCACAGAGATTAACAATATTAGCATGTAGAATGGTGTCAGAAACACGGTGGATCTTACTTCAGGTGGGCTTACCagcaaaaaaacaaacaaacatatGGGATAACAACAGGATCAAGGGTACTCAATGTTCTTGAGGCTTAATGAGGATGTCAAGCATTGGAGAGAAGGAGATGCAATGCATATCATTGAATATAAGAACTACTCTTAGGTCCTTGATTAATATCCTTCCACATTTATTTCTTTCCTTCATTTTACATTTTTGGGTCTCTTTGATAATGTGATCTTGAGTAATTTAGAATTAATTCTTTATACTCAGCACATGTTGAATTTCATTACCAAGTAGTGATGAACTTGAGCTTTCTTCATTTATATTGCGGAAAATGCTAAGAGACTTAGGAAACCATTGTTGGGCCTTACAAGACAGCTCAAATGGTTTCATCATGAATATACAACATCAATAGGAGAACAGTTGAGGCAAGAACCAACACAAAGGCCTTTTAGAATGTTCAAAACTAAAGAAATTCACGTACAAGTCAAAATCCTTTAGTGTTGAGAATCCAATATACCCATTGTTCAATACAGTAAATATATTTGTCACCATGAATTTTGAACAGCCTAGAGTTTTGATAAATGAGGGTTGACACTGATAATTATGTGGAAAGCACCCAATTtgaaacaataaataaaatgaagtaACAAACATCAGCGTGGTCACCTAGTCATGCGCTGATTTTACAATAAACAATTACCTTAAAATCATATAACTAGTGAGTAGCAAAAAGGCTGTTGATTTGTAAAAGTCTTTCCATGAGGCTAAACGCTCTAGTCGGTTAGCAGATTCGATGACCGGGAATAGTAGTTCCTGCAAGGAGTTAAAAGAATTACACATACAAGTAAAAGCACAGAATCCTTAAATTTGTCCCTCGTTCTCTTGGGAAATCTGATAATATGAGTTTGAGGGGATAACCACTCAATGGATATCCTAACCCAAAATGCATGCCTTtcagattaattttttttttcaagtatgAAGCAAAATATTTATATTGAGCTTAGATGAACACTTCAGAGAACTAATGATAGTAAGAAAAAAGAGGTTTATTTTTTGTACTCATTTAGGACTCAGTCCATTAGTGTTTGATGGTGCTAAAGGAGCATTTGTGGTTCTGGTTTGTTTCTACAGCATATTTTTCTAGAGCATATTATAACAAACATTTGATTTTGCTTTCCCAATTTTCAAACATCTACAGAATGGAATCTATATCGAACCTTCATTACTGCAACATTCGTATCGATGCCTTCAACCTTCACTTGGTCCACAGTTGCCTGGGCAGCTTCTGCTTTTCCAGTGTCCCGAAGGGACTTTTTGACTGCCATTTCCAAGAGGTTTATTTCACCAACTCGGATGTCACCAACAACAGTTGTTTCTTCATAAATATCAGCAAACTTATCTGATTTGAATCCAAGACGGAAGAGTGCCACAGCTGATGCTGGAGACACTACCAGTTGTTTTTTTGTATCAACATTCCGAGGAGAGCTACGTTTAGAAGAAGCAACAGTCAAATTTGTTAAGCTATTTGACAGGGTTTCCAAGATCATATCTCCCCGCGGAAGAGCTTCAGCTAGGTTAAAAGAAAGTAAAGTTTTGTAGTGGGATGAGAAATATTTGAAAGCTTCTCTAACTGCACGATAGCGGTAAATGCCGAGAATAGCCCTGGCAAGCACTTCTGCCTTTTGTGTCTCTTTCAGGTAGTATTTCCTAATAAACTTGTGCACACGCAGGATCTCCAGACTAATGTCCAACCAGTAGTCACGACGCACGTTCGCTTTAAATTCAGGGAATTCAAAATAAACAGGCTCTGCTCTGTCAACACATTTTGGAAAATCATAAAATTTGAATTGGAAAAGCAAGGGAGTGTAGACAGGTCATATGTGATATTTGTCAACAGAAAACGTACACAGAAGTTGACTTGTACATCACAGCTTTATCAAAAAGGCGAGCACCAAGAGGCCCAGTCAAGTCAGGCTTTATGACCTGTTTCAGGTCTGTGCCCAGATCATATCGAACAGGTTTCTCGTGCACACCAACTCCAAGTGACTCAAAGTACAGAGCATAATTAGTCAGGGTCAACCGCCCTACAAAGGTCAGAAATTTGAGGTACTGGCAAGAAAAGTGGAAAACATAGTATAGAACACAGGTTCCTAGTCAGTTAGTTACTACGTGTGTGTTTGAATAAACATCCTCAAACAAGTAAAGCACTTTGCTCAATCCAATTCAAAAGTTTCATTCAtgcttttttattaaaatttgcaCTTTTCCGTTTTGCAAGCATTGAAAAGTCGCAAACCAGAAAAAAGGATGGGTTTCCAAACACACCCTACATTGTTCAGATATGAAGTAGAAAGAAAAGGCGCATTCACAGTGTTATATTCAGCAGTTTACTCCACACATACTTCAATTTGCTGGATTCATCAAACTTGCTTCGACAAGATTGTTTAGGGCCATAAAAAGACTTAAATGAATAAACTTACTAGACTTTCCTAGAGCATTATATCCAGGAGATAACTCCATTAAGATTTTCATGCAAAATACCTTTCGTTATATCTAACCAGTATAATGATCACTCTTCAAATACAGCAAAGAACAAAAGCAACTGCAACTGAAGCAAGTCAAGCGAATGCAGGAACAGTCTAGAAATAATTCAGTTCAAATATTTGACCGCATCCCTTTGTGATATACTGATATTTAGTTTGCGTGTGCATTTGTAGCGCAGCAGAAGGCttggaaaaaagaaaatttctaTGAATAACAACAAAAATAAGTAAAAGAAAAGGAATAATCATTTAGCTAGTCAATTATTTGATGACTTCATCCTACATGAAGGGCAGGACAGACAGAACAAGAAAATGGAGTTTGAATAAACATCCTCAAACAAGTAAAGCACTTTGCTCAATCCAATTCAAAAGTTTCATTCAtgctttttttattaaaatttctatgaataacaataacaataaataaaagaaaaggaatAATCATTCAGCTAGTCAATTATTTTATGACTTCATCCTACATAAAGGGACAGAACGAGAAAATGGAGTTGCTAGCCACCTACACAAGCTACAGGAATCCTCTATCATCCTAGCATGATCTCAGGGCCACTCAATGCACAAGTGACAGTCAATAATCAACAGGGACAACAAGACCATTGCAACTTATACATCCAATTTGAGTATTAGAATGTCTTACCAGGCCATGCAGAGATTCCAATATGTTGAAGAACCGGTTGAGTTGGAATTGTCCCATCAACATCAAGGACAATCTCTTCCTCAGCAAGCTGGAGACTTCCAACAGAACTGGCCAGCACATTTTTAGAGTT is a window of Lotus japonicus ecotype B-129 chromosome 5, LjGifu_v1.2 DNA encoding:
- the LOC130718090 gene encoding uncharacterized protein LOC130718090 isoform X1, which translates into the protein MEMEMEENGSENKSGGMWENFLRNHQNSLKSLFLRNSSSSKNKTDTTADDSAVNSPKPIPLLSPLANSVVVRSSKILGISTEELQHAFDSELPLGVKELLTYARNLLEFCSYKALHKLSKSSDYLADKDFRRLTYDMMLAWETPSVHTDETPPPSSKDEHGGDDDEASLFYSSSTNMAVQVDDQKTVGLEAFSRIAPVCAPIADVITVHNLFDALTSSSGRRLHFLVYDKYIRFLDKVIKNSKNVLASSVGSLQLAEEEIVLDVDGTIPTQPVLQHIGISAWPGRLTLTNYALYFESLGVGVHEKPVRYDLGTDLKQVIKPDLTGPLGARLFDKAVMYKSTSVAEPVYFEFPEFKANVRRDYWLDISLEILRVHKFIRKYYLKETQKAEVLARAILGIYRYRAVREAFKYFSSHYKTLLSFNLAEALPRGDMILETLSNSLTNLTVASSKRSSPRNVDTKKQLVVSPASAVALFRLGFKSDKFADIYEETTVVGDIRVGEINLLEMAVKKSLRDTGKAEAAQATVDQVKVEGIDTNVAVMKELLFPVIESANRLERLASWKDFYKSTAFLLLTSYMILRGWIHYLLPSIFVVVAILMLWRRHFRKGRSLEAFIVTPPPNRNPVEQLLTLQEAITQFESLIQAGNIVLLKVRALLLALLPQATEKVALLLVFIAAVFAFVPPKYIIFVIFFEYYTREMPCRKESSDRWVRRMREWWIRIPAAPVELIKPDECKKRK
- the LOC130718090 gene encoding uncharacterized protein LOC130718090 isoform X2, encoding MEMEMEENGSENKSGGMWENFLRNHQNSLKSLFLRNSSSSKNKTDTTADDSAVNSPKPIPLLSPLANSVVVRSSKILGISTEELQHAFDSELPLGVKELLTYARNLLEFCSYKALHKLSKSSDYLADKDFRRLTYDMMLAWETPSVHTDETPPPSSKDEHGGDDDEASLFYSSSTNMAVQVDDQKTVGLEAFSRIAPVCAPIADVITVHNLFDALTSSSGRRLHFLVYDKYIRFLDKVIKNSKNVLASSVGSLQLAEEEIVLDVDGTIPTQPVLQHIGISAWPGRLTLTNYALYFESLGVGVHEKPVRYDLGTDLKQVIKPDLTGPLGARLFDKAVMYKSTSVAEPVYFEFPEFKANVRRDYWLDISLEILRVHKFIRKYYLKETQKAEVLARAILGIYRYRAVREAFKYFSSHYKTLLSFNLAEALPRGDMILETLSNSLTNLTVASSKRSSPRNVDTKKQLVVSPASAVALFRLGFKSDKFADIYEETTVVGDIRVGEINLLEMAVKKSLRDTGKAEAAQATVDQVKVEGIDTNVAVMKELLFPVIESANRLERLASWKDFYKSTAFLLLTSYMILRGWIHYLLPSIFVVVAILMLWRRHFRKGRSLEAFIVTPPPNRNPVEQLLTLQEAITQFESLIQAGNIVLLKVRALLLALLPQNFLKKPWGNAKEAKKTII